TTCAGCAGCAATAATAGTTGCATCTAAACAACTTTGCAAGTTTTCGACAGTGGTTCTTTGAATCCATGGATCAACATCGGAAATAACAATTTCGTCAACCTGCTTATCGATTTCGTTAGCTATTACCCATGAAATAAATCTTCCGCCCAACAACGCAACGGAGTTCCCATCAACACTATTGACAATATCCTCCAAAGTGTGTTTTATCACAAGTTCCTTGTACATTTTGGAACTGGTTAATGTTGCCCAATGAGCGTCACCAACAGTATAAGCGCCTATTTTTTTAGGATAAATGTTTTCAGGGCCTGCAATCTTAACAGCAGTGGTTAATGCCAAAAGTTCCTCTCTTTGAACAGGTACCCTGGTATGGGTTGCCTTGATTTCTTCGCTCATTATCTGAATAACTCTAGGAAGACCGAATTTTCCACGTCTTGCAGTTCCAGGTTCATATCCGCACATATATCCATGGTGATTTCCAGGGAACCCTGAAATAATCATATTTAGACCTGTACGTAGACCTGCCCTACATTCGGATTCATAAGCACCATTTGTAGCTACCACCTTACCCGGAGCTAAAATTCTAGCTGCTGCAATAGCCTTACAATATGCCTCAATTGTATTTTCCGCCCTGTTGAAAGGTCCTCCTTCAACTACAAAAATATCCGCACCAAGTTCTAATGATTTTTCAAAACCTGTGATTACTTCATCGTAACCATCACCAACGAACATTATTGATTCCAAACCTTTGCCGTATTTTTTAGCTAAGTTTGCCACATCCTTTGCTTCCCTTAAAGGTGCAGCATGACCTTCACCAGTTTGTTCACTAGTAACATTTACAGCAACTGAAGAGGATAATTTGACCCAATCTTCCTTATCAGGGGTTTCCAATTTTTCCTTATCGATTAGTCTTTCATGAATTCTTCCCCTTGGACATTCTGTAAATGCAGGTCCTTTGTTATAGCATTCCCCTCCACATCTTACAATGTTTTTTGGGAATTTCATAGGTCCGTTTTCACCAAAATGATCCAAGTCAAGAGGAACATCTACTGCATCATAAACCTTTTGCATTACTTCAATTCCTCTCATATCATAGTTTTCTCCGATATCAGAGAATGCATAAGCACATATGTGGATTGGAGCACCGATCATATTTGCTAGACGACAATTACCAAGCAAATCCTTTAATTCTAAATCTGAAGCACAGGTTCCTACAACAATTTCTGTTAAATCACAACCTAATGGGAATCTTTTAAATTGCATTCCAAGAGCCATTGTTTCTTCTAATGATAACTGAGATATTGCATCTACAACTTCGGTTACATCTTTTTTTGATTTTGAAATTTCAATAGCTGCATCGTCATCATAAACTGCCCTTTTTATTAAATCATACATCTAATCACCTAATTTAAAATTTAATTATAATATTAACTCATTAGCTTATAAATTTATTTGTATGAATAAAATAATTTATCATTTACTAACTTTATAACAGCGCGATAAGAATATTTTAAAGATTTCTAATTAAATTATCTAAAAATTTATATAGTAAAGAAAAATAGAATAGTAATATTACTACATTATTTAAAAATAGAAAATTATACTATTTTCATTATTGACATTAATATAGCCATATTAATTAACATTTTAAATAATTAGTATAGTTATTTTAAAAAAAATAACTCAAAAAAAAATATATATTTTTTAGGAGACATTAAAAATGAAAGTAGCAATTTTAGGAGCAGGATGTTACAGAACTCATGCTGCAAGTGGTATTACAAACTTCGCAAGAGCTTGTGAAGTAGCTGAACAAACTGGAAACCCAAAAATAGCAATGACTCACTCCACTATCGAAATGGGTGCAGAATTATTAAACCTCTGTGACGAAGTAAGTGAAGTAGTTGTAGCTGACCCAGTATTTGATAACGACTTTGTTGTAATTGACGAATTCGACCCAGAAGAAGTTATCAAAGCTCACAAAATGAACGAACCTGAAACTGTAATGCCAGCTATCAGAGAAGCTGTAAACAAAAAAGCTGAATCCACTCCAAAACCACCAAAAGGTGCTATTCACTTCGTACACCCAGAAGATTTAGGAATGAAAGTAACTACCGACGATGCTGAAGCAGTAGCTGACGCTGATTGGATCATGTCCTGGTTACCAGAAGGTGGTATGCAAAAAGCTATCATCGAAAAATTCGCTGACAACATCAACGAAGGTACCATCATTACTCACGCATGTACCATTCCAACCACTGACTTCAAAGCAATCTTCGATGACCTTGGAGTAGACGTAAACGTAAGTTCCTACCACCCAGGTGCAGTACCTGAAATGAAAGGACAAGTATACGTTGGTGAAGGATACGCAGATGTAGATTCCATCACTTTATTACAAAGATTAGGTGAACAAGCAAGAGGAGCAGCTTTCACATTACCTGCAAACTTATTAGGACCTGTATGTGATATGTGTTCAGCATTAACCGCAATTACCTACGCAGGTATCTTAGCATACAGAGACACTGTAACTCAAATTTTAGGTGCACCAGCTGGATTTGCACAAAACATGGCAAAAGAATCCTTAACTCAAATTACCGATCTCATGACCACCGCTGGTATTGACAAAATGGATGACGAATTAAACCCAGGTGCATTATTAGGTACCGCAGACTCAATGAACTTCGGTCCATTATCTGACATCGTACCAACCATTTTAGCAAACTTAGAAAAAAGATCTGAATAAGTAAGCTGAAATACAATAAGTTTGTTGATTTTAATTAATCAACATAAACTTATTTTTTAATAATTAAT
The genomic region above belongs to Methanobrevibacter sp. and contains:
- the hmdC gene encoding 5,10-methenyltetrahydromethanopterin hydrogenase cofactor biosynthesis protein HmdC, whose product is MYDLIKRAVYDDDAAIEISKSKKDVTEVVDAISQLSLEETMALGMQFKRFPLGCDLTEIVVGTCASDLELKDLLGNCRLANMIGAPIHICAYAFSDIGENYDMRGIEVMQKVYDAVDVPLDLDHFGENGPMKFPKNIVRCGGECYNKGPAFTECPRGRIHERLIDKEKLETPDKEDWVKLSSSVAVNVTSEQTGEGHAAPLREAKDVANLAKKYGKGLESIMFVGDGYDEVITGFEKSLELGADIFVVEGGPFNRAENTIEAYCKAIAAARILAPGKVVATNGAYESECRAGLRTGLNMIISGFPGNHHGYMCGYEPGTARRGKFGLPRVIQIMSEEIKATHTRVPVQREELLALTTAVKIAGPENIYPKKIGAYTVGDAHWATLTSSKMYKELVIKHTLEDIVNSVDGNSVALLGGRFISWVIANEIDKQVDEIVISDVDPWIQRTTVENLQSCLDATIIAAENDKQAAASTDQSIITSTVPGISNKILGNIPNALNLV
- the hmd gene encoding 5,10-methenyltetrahydromethanopterin hydrogenase; the protein is MKVAILGAGCYRTHAASGITNFARACEVAEQTGNPKIAMTHSTIEMGAELLNLCDEVSEVVVADPVFDNDFVVIDEFDPEEVIKAHKMNEPETVMPAIREAVNKKAESTPKPPKGAIHFVHPEDLGMKVTTDDAEAVADADWIMSWLPEGGMQKAIIEKFADNINEGTIITHACTIPTTDFKAIFDDLGVDVNVSSYHPGAVPEMKGQVYVGEGYADVDSITLLQRLGEQARGAAFTLPANLLGPVCDMCSALTAITYAGILAYRDTVTQILGAPAGFAQNMAKESLTQITDLMTTAGIDKMDDELNPGALLGTADSMNFGPLSDIVPTILANLEKRSE